In the Burkholderia contaminans genome, GTCGTGGTGTCGGCCGGCACCGGTCACGGGCAGGTGGACGAATGGCTGAAGCGCCGCCGCGTGGCGCGCCAGGTGCGGCTCACGGTGCCGCACTTCATGAGCGTCGGCTACATCCTGCAGCGCACCGACCTGATCGCGACGGTGCCCGAGCATCTTGCGCAGCAGCTCGCCGCACCGTTTTCGCTGGGCTGGCGCGCGTTGCCCGTCACGCTGCCGGGCGCGCCGATTCACATGCTCTGGCATACGCGGGTCAATCAGGACGAAGGGAACAAATGGCTGCGCGACGTGGTGGTCGACCTGTTTGCGGAGTCAGGCACGCGGGCGCGGAAAGCCGTACCTGGCCGGAAGAAGTCGTCGACGTGATGGAGCGTGCCTTACGATGTTGGTCGAACATGCGTGCCGCGCATTTCGACTACATTGCCGAAACGGCAAGGTCATCGTTCATCCCCGGCCTCATCCGTCATTCAACTCGCAGGAAATCAAGCCATGTCTGTCTCGAAGAAATTCGCAGCCGTCACGGGCGCCGGCTCCGGCATCGGTCGCGCAGCGGCCATCGCGCTCGCCCAGGCGGGATTCACCGTCGCACTGCTCGGACGCACCGAAGCCTCGTTGCGCGAGACGCAGGATGCGATCCGCACCGCCGGGGGCGACGCACACGCGTTTCCGGCGGACGTCACCGACGAAGCATCGGTCGACCACGCGTTCGCGCAGATCGCGCAGCAGTTCGGCCGGCTCGACGTGCTGTTCAACAACGCCGGCCGCAACGCGCCGCCGGTTTCCCTCGACGAATACGAATTCGACGTGTGGAACAGCGTCGTCGCGACGAACCTGACCGGCGTCTTCCTGTGTGCGCGAGCCGCGTGGCGCCTGATGAAAGCGCAATCGCCGCAGGGCGGCAGGATCATCAACAACGGCTCGATCTCGGCCCATGCGCCGCGCCCCGATACGATCGCGTACACGGCCACCAAGCATGCGGTGACCGGGATCACCCGGTCGCTGGCCCTCGACGGCCGCCGGTACAACATCGCGTGCGGCCAGATCGACATCGGCAACGCGGCGACATCGCTCACGGAACGGATGACGCAAGGCGTCCCGCAGGCCGACGGCAGCCTCGCGCCCGAGGCGCGCATGGACGTCACGCATGTCGCGAACGCGATCGTCCAGATGGCGAACCTGCCGCTCGACACGAACATCCTGAACATGACGATCATGGCGACCGCGATGCCGTTCGTCGGCCGAGGCTGAACGAAGCGCTCGCGACGCCCGTCCAGGCCGGCCCGCAGCGGCAGGCATCACCCGCCGATGATTGCTGACGACGTCACGTACTGTCGGGCGAACTCGAGCTGCACTTCGAGCACGCCAAACCGATGAGATCAGCGCGCCGGTGACCGCGCGCTGATCTCGTCGCATCGGCCGCATGCGTGCGTGGCGCCGTTACCCGAAGGCGGGACGCTGCTCGTGGTGCTCACGCCGCCGGGTCAGGCACCGCCGAAGCTGCTGTCGCCGTAGCATGGTGCCGTGCGTCAGCCGGCCCGGGTTTTCTTGCCGGTGGACGGCGGCCTGGCGATGACGAACTGACGACGATCCTTGCCCCTGATCCAGAGCGGCGCATTGCCGCGCCCGCTCCACTCCTTTCCGCTCGCCGGGTCGCGATAGCGCGCCGGCAACACTTTCACGACGTACGAACCCCGGCTGCCGTTGCGGCCGACCAGGTCGCGATGCTTGATCGCATAGGTGTCCATCAACGAGTGAACCGCCGCGATCGCATCGACGCGTTCGCGCGCGCGTGCTCGCTCGATTTCCTCGTCCAGTTCGGCCAGCTCGACTACGAGCTGTGCATAGGTCTTGCTCGCGCTCATCTTCTTCATGCCCCGCATCCACATCTGCATGCGAACCGCCATGATTCGCATCACTAACTGACTGTTTCACGACGCCCCGTGACGACGGGATCCACACGATCGGCTCGCGGCTCGCGTCGGCGCATCGAAGCACGCGACACGCGGGCAACGACACACCGCCGCGCACCGGTTCACAGTGCGCGCCCCCGCGTCGCCCCGAACGTCCGCCCGGGGAATCCCCACTGCAGACGTCCGGCGACACAATCGCGCCCTGCGTTTCAAATATCAAGTGATATTTGAAACGCGATCGTAATGGTATCTATCTCAAATATCAACTGATATCCTGCCTGCCATGAACATGTCCTCCCTTCCCCCGCGGCTGAGCCGCGAAGAAAGCCGACAGCAGACCCGCGCCCATTTGCTCGCCGCGGCGAAACGGCTGTTCGTCGATCGCGGGTTCGCCGGCACGTCGCTCAGGGATATCGCGGCCGAGGCCGGTTATACGCAGGGCGCGTTCTATTCGAATTTCGCGAGCAAGGAGGAACTGTTCGTCGAACTGATGCGGGAGCGTTCGACGACGCAGGTGGCCGACATCGCGCGGGCGCTGAGCGACCCGTCCGCGTCCGGGGAGGACATCCTGAATGCGCTGGATGTCTGGTCGCGGACCGTCGATGCCGAGCCCGAGTGGTCGGTGCTGGGCGTCGAATTCAAGCTTCAGGGGCGGCGCAACCCCGCTTTCGCCATCGCGTCGCAGGCATTGCTGGACGCCCATCGCGATGGCCTCGCCTATTGCATCGAGCAGATTTTCGCGCGGCTGAAGAAAGTGCCGCCCGAACCGCCGGCCGTCCTGGCCATTTCGTTCATGGGGCTCTCGCAAGGCCTGGCGCTGCAGCAGTCGATCCTGTCCGAGGTGCCGATCGGGCACATGATCATGGTGTTCCTGCGTAGCCTCCTGGCCACGGCCGAGCCCGTGCGTTGACCGTAAAGGTCACTCGCGACCGGGAAGTGACAGGCTCCACGATGGAGCCGGATCGCGCGTGATGCCGTGCGGGCCATTGCGGCCGCTCGACGCACGCGAGGGCGCCGTATCCGGGCAGCGCCGCGGCACCGCCGCTCACGAACGCCGAGATGCCGCGGTGATGCGCCGCCTGCGGATGTACAGCATCAGGCCCGCAGGAGCTCCTCGGCGACCTGTTCGAACGGCACCCGCCCTTGTCGACGCTCGACGGCATCGTCACTCCCGAAATCGATGTGCCCGCTGTTCAGCCCGTGATTCAGTTCGATGAATCCGTTGATCGCCGCACTGGAGAACGGATTCATCGCGAGTACGCCAGCCCACTCCGAAGGCGCGAGCGCCATGGGCCTCACCGGTCGATCGAGCGCGCGCGCAAAGATCGCCGCGATGTCGGCAGGCGAATAGGCAGCCGGCCCTTCCAGGCCGATCTTGCGGATGCCTGTCCAGTCTTCACGCAGCAAATCCGCCGCGACCCGGCCGATGTCCTCGGTTGCGACCATCGGAATGGCGCGCTCCACCGGCACGAGCAGGCTCGGCAGGATGCCCTGCGTACGCACCGGCTCGACGACGCGCGCCCAGTTCTCCATGAAGTACGCCGCGCGCAGGAACACGACCGGAATGCCCAGCTCGGCCAGTCGTTGCTCGGCCGTGCGGTTGGTCGCGATCACGCCGGTGCCGCTCGGCCGGTCCGCACCGACCGACGACAGCAGCACGAGTTTCGGCAAGCCCGCCGCGCGTACCGCTTCGGCAACGGCGCGCGCCGTCACGTCCGCGTGTTCGAACAGGTTCTCCAGCGCATAGTTGGGCGGCTTGACCAGATACGTACCGCACGCACCGGCAAAGGCACGCGTCAATGCAGCGGAATCGGCCAGATCGGCAACGGCCACTTCCGCGCCCTGTTCAGCCCAGCGCGCCGCCTTCGCGCGATCGCGCACGACCACGCGCACCGCGACGCCCGCATCGATCAGGGCCTGGGCCGCAACGGCGCCCGTGCGGCCGGTGACACCCGTGACAACAAACATATTTTCCTCCGACAGCCGCCCCACCCGTTGGAGCGATGGCTTCGATGATGTACGCTGGCTTCACATAACTCAAATGCATACCAATCATGTCCAGCATGCACGAAGTGGATTTGCGCGCCGTCGATCTCAACCTGCTCAAGCTGCTCGACGCATTGCTCAAGGAACGCAGCGTCACGCGCGCCGGCGTGCGGCTCGGCCTGACGCAACCGGCGGCAAGCCGCGCGCTGGGCCGGCTGCGCACGCTGCTCGACGATCGTGTCGTCGTGCGCACGCCGAAGGGGCTGGAGTTCACGCCGCGCGCGGCGTCGCTCGCGCTGCGCGTGTCGCGCGTGCTGGCGGAAGCGGCCAGCATCGTCGCGCCTGCGGAATTCGATCCGGCCACCGCCCGCGGAGAGTTCTCGATCGCGAGCCTCGATCACATGGCACTGACGCTGATACCTGACGTGAATGCGCGGCTGGAGCAGCGCGCGCCAGGCATGGATCTCGTCGTGCCGCCGTCACGCGGCAACAACGTCGAACGCGTGGCGGACGGCACGGCCGGTATCGCGCTCGGCGCGTTCGACGACGATACGCTGCCCGCCGGCATCTATCGTCGCAAGCTCTACGACGACAGCCTGGTCTGCATCGTGCGCAACGGGCATCCGGTGTTGTCGTCGCGGCTGACGCCGAAGCGTTTCGCGGCGCTGTCGCACGTGCTGGTGACGATCGGCGGCCGCGGTGGCGAGCAGGTCGACGCGGCGCTCGCGCGGCAAGGGCTGCAGCGACGCATCGCGATGCGGTTGCCGCATTTTCTGGTAGCGCCGATGGTGGTCGCGAAAAGCGACATGACCGTGGTGCTGCCGCGCCGTCTCGCGCAACACGTCGCGCAGTCGATGCCGGTCACGCTCGCCGAACTGCCCGTCGACGTGCCGCCGTTTGCGTTGACGATGATCTGGCACGAGCGCACGCACGACGATCCGGCGTACGGGTGGCTGCGCGCGCAGATCGCGGAAATTGCGCAGGAGATGGCGCCGTAGCGCTCGACCGCTCCTGGCGTAGGGCAATCACCCAACCGATGCATGCCGCGCGTGCGCGAACACGCGGCGATTTCCGTGCACCGTCCTGCTGCGCGATCGCGAGCCTGCGGCCCGTCACGTCCGGTTTCCGCTGATCGCCCGCATCGCGTCTGCACGGCATGCGAAAGCACCTGACCCTGGCCGACGCGCTTTCACCCGATGAAGCCAACTGATCTCGGAAAAATGGCGACCAGCTCTATCGCCTATTCAACATTCCGGCGCGCATCTACGTAGTGCAGCATTGCCATACTATTGGCGCCGCCGTTCGCAAGCAGGCCGAGATTTGCACTCGCGCGCAGTTTTGTCGCCCCCAACCGGATCGTTTTCATGGATGGTTTCACTACACGTTACCGTCCGCGATCCGCTCAAGCAGGTAACGCAAAATTTACCGGTGTACATCGGCGGCGCGACGAGCCGGCCGATGACGCCGTGCTTTACGCACCCCAAATCGACCTTCCGTTACTTCGGGCGTTGGGACAGGGCGGTCGCAAGCGCGTTTCCGAAGTGTTCGACGGCCCCGTCGAAGCGCGACGCACCTACATCGAAAACCCAATGCCGCAGTGAAGGTAACGCAGCAAGCCCCAGTTCCGCGATCCGGTACCGTGTGGCTATCGTGGCCAGCACAGCCATCACCATGACTTCCGGCATCCCTTCGGTGGCTGCGGTCGCCAACCCGCCGTCGAGTACGCTCGGCGCGAAAGCTACACTCCGCGCACCCTGCTGCATCGCCGTTCGGGCCGCCGTGGCGGCGGCATTCGCGGTTACGGCAATCGTCCAGCTTGCGGGTTCACCAAGCCCGACCAGTAGCAGGCTACCCGCCTCGATGCCCGCGGGTGGGCGGCTGATCAACAGCGTTTCCATCGGCGCTGCCAGAAAGTAACCTTCGCGCCGCAACCCAGTGAGCGCCCCTGAAAGCGCGAGGTCGAGATGGCGTAGTCCGCCCGTCGGCCCCTCACCTGCCGCCTCGCGAGCAAACATGCAACCACATGAAAGATCGACCTGTGCACCCACGCCATCCCATGCAGCAACCTCGAAGGTCACATCACGCCAACTGCCGATGATCTGTCGAAGAACCATATCGTCTCTCCCGTGAGCTCAGGACGCGGCTGGGTCACCTTCGATCCTGATGATCAACAGTAACCCCCGTGCGTGCAATAGACCAACATTGGCGTGCGGTCCGGATCAGCGGTTTGTGCTGATCGGGATTTCCCCTAGAAGGCTTCCCGTTCACGCGAAGTCGAAGCGGCGACCTACGCAACGCTGCCGATGAGCTTCAACAACGCAGTGTGATCGACCGCGAGATCGGCCGAATTGTCGAAGTGACGCAGATAGCGCGTCGCAAATGCGTCCGTGGACGTGCGGTCCAGCTTGAGCAATTCCTGCGCTCTTGCCACGACCACCGTCGGCGTCAGATCCAGTTGCCCCTCTTGATCCAGCGCTTCGTCCAGCATGACGATGAGTCGGCTGAGCGGCTCCAGCCACTTCATCGAATCGTCGAAGGCGATCACTTGCAGAAAATCGCCGGCGGATTGGTACCCATGGACTTTCTCGTACTCTCGACGCTCAAGTTCGACCAGTGTTCGGTGCAAATCGAGAAGCGCGGTCCGGATGTGGGCGCAGTGTTCTGCCCGGTGGGAATGTGTTCCAGTATTCATATCGGTACACCTGTTCGAACAGCCATACATGACATTTCGCGTCGGGCGCTCGCGCCACCCGACGCTCTGACTCTCGCGATGACGGACACGGCCTTATGGCTTGGCGCAACGCAGTCAGCGCACCACACGCGAGGCCTTGATGCGATCCGCCACGACCTCCGCGACCGCCAGTACCGTCGGATTGGTTGCGACCGACGGCACACGAGGCATGATGGAAGCATCCCCGACATATAAGCCACTGACACCCCGAACCCGACCACCGTCGTCGACCACTGCCCGAGGATCATCCGCACTCCCCATCGGAGCGGTCGACGTCATGTGCAAGTACGTCTGCACGTGTTCGCGGAGAAATGCCCTGATGTCGTCACGGGTTTTCACGTTGGGCCCGGGCGAAATCTCGGCATCCAGATACTGCGAAAAGGGCTCCGTCGACGCGATGCGCCGCGCCGTTTCCACCGCATCCGCAAGCTTTTCAAGGTCCTTGCCGTTCGCGAGAATACCTGTCTCGATCCGAGGAGGCGTCTTGGGATCACGCGAGACCAGTGTGAGTCGCCCCCGGGAATCGTCCTCGGGCGTCGCGACCGCGAGGCTCATGGAAAAGACCATGCCGCCGCCGTCCGACGACATTGCCTCCAGCATCGTGATGTGACTCGGGATGATGTGCAGATCGGGAGCGCCTTCGGTTCGCCTCCCGCTTCGGGCGAACAGGAGCGCGGAGATCGGCGGCACGGTGGCGCCCATTTTCTTGGCTGTAGTGGAGAAAACTACGCCACTGGCCGGCTGTTGCATATAGCTTTGCCCTACCGGCAAATCGGCGACCGTGTCGATGCCAAGGGCGCCCAATTCGTCCGCCGGGCCGATTCCGGAACGCAACAGCACGGCGGCCGACCCGATCGTCCCGGCCGTCAAGACAACATTCTCGGCCGCGATCTCTTCCCCGTCTGCAAGCCTTACTCCTGTCGCGACTTGCCCCGAGAACGTAACGACATCGATCAGGACACCGCCACGAACGGTGAGATTCGGGCGCTTCCACACCTCGTCGGTCAGATACGCGAGTGCCGCACCGAACCGGATCCCTTCCCGGGTGATATTCATCGGGTAGCGGCCGACGCCGAAGTGTGCCTTACCGTTGAAGTCATCCACCTCCGGAAAGCCTTGGGCCTTCGCCGCCTCGATGAATGCCGCATGCGACGGGCTCAGTTCCTTCCCATCCCACCGTCGTACCGGAACCGGACCATTGCGCCCATGGAGGGATGCGTCGCCATGGTCGTCGGATTCGATCTTCCGGAAATAGGGCAGAACATCGTCATAGGACCAGTTCTCGAGTCCCCTGTCGACCCAGTGCTGGAGATCCGTGGGGAGGGCACGCACAAAGACGCCGGCGTTGATCGACGACCCGCCGCCGAGGACACGCGCGCGAATCTCGACCGGCTGCCCGTCGACATGCGATGCGCTGTCGTCCCAGAGGATCTCCGCGGTCCCGCCGACCGTGAATCCCTGGCTGACAGCAGCGGGAGCTGCGTCCGGGTGAAAAACGGAACCGGCTTCCAGCAGCAGAACCGATATCGACGGATCTTCACTGAGCCGTGCGGCCATGACGCAGCCCGCGGCCCCACCGCCGGCCACGATGAAGTCGAATTGCTTTTCTTCACGCATCTATAACACTCCTGACTGATGACACTTGTCGCTCAACGCCGGTCGACGGAGTACTTTCCCGCACCCGTCACGCACAGCAGTATCAACCCGCCCATGATGCTGATGTTCTTGTAGAAATGAATCATGTTGTCGTATTGCACGGCGCCAGTCATGTTCCAGTAGTGGTGACCGACAATCGCCGTACCCA is a window encoding:
- a CDS encoding M17 family peptidase N-terminal domain-containing protein, with protein sequence MVLRQIIGSWRDVTFEVAAWDGVGAQVDLSCGCMFAREAAGEGPTGGLRHLDLALSGALTGLRREGYFLAAPMETLLISRPPAGIEAGSLLLVGLGEPASWTIAVTANAAATAARTAMQQGARSVAFAPSVLDGGLATAATEGMPEVMVMAVLATIATRYRIAELGLAALPSLRHWVFDVGASRFDGAVEHFGNALATALSQRPK
- a CDS encoding H-NS family nucleoid-associated regulatory protein, with translation MKKMSASKTYAQLVVELAELDEEIERARARERVDAIAAVHSLMDTYAIKHRDLVGRNGSRGSYVVKVLPARYRDPASGKEWSGRGNAPLWIRGKDRRQFVIARPPSTGKKTRAG
- a CDS encoding LysR family transcriptional regulator, which translates into the protein MSSMHEVDLRAVDLNLLKLLDALLKERSVTRAGVRLGLTQPAASRALGRLRTLLDDRVVVRTPKGLEFTPRAASLALRVSRVLAEAASIVAPAEFDPATARGEFSIASLDHMALTLIPDVNARLEQRAPGMDLVVPPSRGNNVERVADGTAGIALGAFDDDTLPAGIYRRKLYDDSLVCIVRNGHPVLSSRLTPKRFAALSHVLVTIGGRGGEQVDAALARQGLQRRIAMRLPHFLVAPMVVAKSDMTVVLPRRLAQHVAQSMPVTLAELPVDVPPFALTMIWHERTHDDPAYGWLRAQIAEIAQEMAP
- a CDS encoding SDR family oxidoreductase, whose amino-acid sequence is MSVSKKFAAVTGAGSGIGRAAAIALAQAGFTVALLGRTEASLRETQDAIRTAGGDAHAFPADVTDEASVDHAFAQIAQQFGRLDVLFNNAGRNAPPVSLDEYEFDVWNSVVATNLTGVFLCARAAWRLMKAQSPQGGRIINNGSISAHAPRPDTIAYTATKHAVTGITRSLALDGRRYNIACGQIDIGNAATSLTERMTQGVPQADGSLAPEARMDVTHVANAIVQMANLPLDTNILNMTIMATAMPFVGRG
- a CDS encoding NmrA family NAD(P)-binding protein, whose product is MFVVTGVTGRTGAVAAQALIDAGVAVRVVVRDRAKAARWAEQGAEVAVADLADSAALTRAFAGACGTYLVKPPNYALENLFEHADVTARAVAEAVRAAGLPKLVLLSSVGADRPSGTGVIATNRTAEQRLAELGIPVVFLRAAYFMENWARVVEPVRTQGILPSLLVPVERAIPMVATEDIGRVAADLLREDWTGIRKIGLEGPAAYSPADIAAIFARALDRPVRPMALAPSEWAGVLAMNPFSSAAINGFIELNHGLNSGHIDFGSDDAVERRQGRVPFEQVAEELLRA
- a CDS encoding GMC family oxidoreductase, producing MREEKQFDFIVAGGGAAGCVMAARLSEDPSISVLLLEAGSVFHPDAAPAAVSQGFTVGGTAEILWDDSASHVDGQPVEIRARVLGGGSSINAGVFVRALPTDLQHWVDRGLENWSYDDVLPYFRKIESDDHGDASLHGRNGPVPVRRWDGKELSPSHAAFIEAAKAQGFPEVDDFNGKAHFGVGRYPMNITREGIRFGAALAYLTDEVWKRPNLTVRGGVLIDVVTFSGQVATGVRLADGEEIAAENVVLTAGTIGSAAVLLRSGIGPADELGALGIDTVADLPVGQSYMQQPASGVVFSTTAKKMGATVPPISALLFARSGRRTEGAPDLHIIPSHITMLEAMSSDGGGMVFSMSLAVATPEDDSRGRLTLVSRDPKTPPRIETGILANGKDLEKLADAVETARRIASTEPFSQYLDAEISPGPNVKTRDDIRAFLREHVQTYLHMTSTAPMGSADDPRAVVDDGGRVRGVSGLYVGDASIMPRVPSVATNPTVLAVAEVVADRIKASRVVR
- a CDS encoding TetR/AcrR family transcriptional regulator — encoded protein: MNMSSLPPRLSREESRQQTRAHLLAAAKRLFVDRGFAGTSLRDIAAEAGYTQGAFYSNFASKEELFVELMRERSTTQVADIARALSDPSASGEDILNALDVWSRTVDAEPEWSVLGVEFKLQGRRNPAFAIASQALLDAHRDGLAYCIEQIFARLKKVPPEPPAVLAISFMGLSQGLALQQSILSEVPIGHMIMVFLRSLLATAEPVR